Proteins encoded within one genomic window of Cyprinus carpio isolate SPL01 chromosome B22, ASM1834038v1, whole genome shotgun sequence:
- the LOC109074671 gene encoding stromal cell-derived factor 1, whose amino-acid sequence MDSKVLALVALLTVVIWSPEADAKPISLVERCWCRSTLNTVPQRSIREIKFLHTPSCPFQVIAKLKNNREVCINPKTKWLQQYLKNAISKIKKKRSK is encoded by the exons atGGATAGCAAAGTCCTTGCGCTGGTGGCCCTGCTGACGGTCGTCATATGGAGCCCAGAGGCTGATG CTAAACCCATCAGTCTGGTGGAGAGATGTTGGTGCCGGTCCACTCTCAACACCGTCCCGCAGAGGAGCATCCGTGAGATTAAGTTCCTCCACACACCCAGCTGCCCTTTCCAAGTCAT TGCCAAGCTGAAGAACAACAGAGAGGTCTGCATCAACCCCAAGACCAAATGGCTGCAGCAGTATCTAAAGAATGCCATTAGCAA AATAAAGAAGAAGCGCTCAAAGTAA